From Punica granatum isolate Tunisia-2019 chromosome 1, ASM765513v2, whole genome shotgun sequence:
GTGGTACCTATCCTATAGTCAAATCTCAGGCTCCAGAAGTCAATGCAGAATCCCCCTTTGTTTTCCCTAGTTgtccattattttttcttttataattgtcTTATCCACCtgcatattctttttcttggcCACTATGCACCTGCGTATTGACAATATATAATTGTCAAGTCTCCCACCCTTTTGGTTCGCATGTGTACCCTGTCTTTGACAACATTATTTGTCTTGCCCTTCTTGAACCTTTTGAGGCATGCACATTTTGAAGTCTCTCCGACTTTGTTTAGCTATTCCCGCGATCGGACCGAACTACACAACGAACATGTCGATGTTGGATTGAAGGACGATCTCGTACTGCATAACACAACATATTAAAGCTTCGTTTGTGAGAGTGGTGAcgattatataaatattttttttccgttaATTTTTAAGTAGAAGTAATATTTGGTGaactattttaaaattatagtttaattgattttaaagGTTAAAAACGCGATTTTTAAATCCTGTAAAAACTGTTTCGGCTTATTctctattttaaatattaattttaattttataagtttGAAATTGTTACATTTAAAACACATTTTCTTATTCTGAAattaacatttatttttcagcaattaTATTTTGGCACATTTGTATCAGTAACATCACTCTCAAACCAAACCAAGCCTATGACCAACATCGAGCAATCATATTAGTTAAGAGTAGCTTTTAGCTAAATTGACCATTGTAATTCTTGAACAGTTGAATCtagtaatttatattatcaatTCCTATGAGTTGTGCCTATGGACCACCATGTAATCTTATTTTTTGGTGTGTACCTTGATAACCATCACGTGATCAAAATTAATTGCATATACTCGtatactaattaatttttctataaaaaaattatacaattataatttccGGCACCTTCACTTAAACGAGCCGATGGCAAGACAGTCATTTCACCGAATTGTACTTTTTTCCCGTCCAATTTCTAAGACCGTGTTTGCGGGACAAAATCAAGAGAAAATTGCGAGGCTGTCAGACTCTCTtggtctcctcctcctcctcccccttctCCTTATAAGCTTATTTTTGCAGCTGCAGCTTCTATGCTTCGTCTCATTCTCCTCACATCAGCCATCTCTTTTAGCCACACGCCTTCACTGCCCGCTCTGTTGTTCTCTTCCTCACAGCTCCACACACTTCCAAGAACTCCCCATCCCCTCCCTTCTCTTGTCTCGTCTTACATCATCGTCTCCCATAGCCATGGTTTTTAGCTTCTCGTTCTCGTGAACTCTTTGTCGGGTCCTTTTCCTCGACGACACGGAGACGGATTAGGCTGCGAAGCTTTCCGGGTAAGCTCCAAAATTTGAGCTTTGCACATGTCCATCCATGTTTGCTTGCTGAGAAACGGAGCCTAAGCTGTTCCTGAACTCCGGCTTTCTTGAAGTTGACTTGACTCGTATTTTGCTCCGAGCTTCCTATGTATGCTGCTGTCTCTGTTGCTCGCCTAGAAGCTTCGATGATATGTATTGTATCATTGTTTACCTGTCAACTAATAGGGGCAGGCTGTTTGCTGATATTACATGTTGATCTGCCATTTGGCATTTTCTGCAAAAGCAACAATACTGATGATAATCACAGTCGTAAACTTTTTTGCAGACATCTTAGGAGATTGTTATACGTTCTATCAGTTGATTTGTTTCTcgttgaatattttctttgcAGCACAGGAGCTTGTTGGTTTGGTTCAATAATGGATAGTGATGGGGTCAGTTCCTTCTTGAGGAATAGAAAATTGGAGAGCTTTTTCAGCGCAGGCCCTGCCCAAGACTCGGTCGAGCCTTCGACCAAAATAACGGTCAGTAAAAATGAATCCGAAAGTAAGATGGGAGCCGAGAGTTCGTACGTGGATGACGATGGGTGGATCCCCGTGTTGATATCGTGGGTGAGGATCGTCATGTGTTTTGTGTCAATGATGTTCACGACCTTCATATGGGCCGTGATCATGGTGGTTCTGATCCCCTGGCCTTGCCAGAGGATTAAACAGGGCAACATTTACGGGCATGTCACAGGTAGAATGCTGGTAAGAGGTCCTGAATTTTACCATTCTACTGATAATCTTCTTGTTCCAAATTTTCATGGACGACTTGGTTGCATTTGGTACGACAGAATGGAAAAAGGATTGGATTATTAATTGCGCAAGAAATTGTCTAGTTTTTAAACATGATGTTTTCATTGGCAAACATGGCTATTACTTCATACCAAATCTGACCTTAGCGCATTAACTTGAATCCTGTTATACCACACAATGCTATAATTCTGGTCAGGCAATAATGTCTGTTGCAGTTTCTTCGCTTAGGGGGGAAGAAACTGGACACTATCTGCTTAAGACTCTTGTGGACTCATTATATTTACTAGATACGGAGAGAGCGAAATTCCAGGATATTATAGCAAGTGACTTGACCTGCAGCACTAACTCAGAAGATTTTGATAGATGTGAGGATGAAGTTGTCTACTATATCAAAAGTTTCTTTTAAACTTATACATTCCACTCTTGCTCGTCGATTAGGAGTTGCAGTTTTAGCTGCTGGCTGATGTGTTTGGTTAGGAATAGGTTAGCTCCTGAGTCTCTTTTAGCTCGGGATTGAGTTGTGCTTGGATGTGTGGCTTACtgttgtatatattttttcttgagTTGAATGAAATTTGCCACTTATCCAGGAAAATAATGTCTGTTGCTGCCATTTGCCTATTCTAGAATTCCCGTCCCTTATGATGTGCATGActgataaaaataattgtacCGGATACTTCTGAGGTACTCATTCTAGAATTACAGGTTAATAAGGTTAATTCTCTAGGAAGTTGATGTCgctgaatttcagttttcagTCCATCTCGTGATTGGAAATCAACTCGGTTTAATCAGAGGGTTAATGCGGGGCTGGATACCTGAGGAGAGAAGGCTGATACTCTTATctttattttctgaatgttgACTTGTCTAAGCATTTACTGAAGTGCAAACGGCATCTTgtgaaatgagaaaatttgGACCAATTTaatatagaaaagaaaaacatgaaAACTATAAGTGGACAAAGTAGAATAAATTCTTGGAGGGCCTAATGCTTTTGTCATCGGGTGAGATTAGTTGGAGTGGAACTGCTTCATGGCCATATCTTTTATTGGATCAGAAGATAAGGCACTGGGAAAAGGATTTTGTCGATAAGGAAATATGCGAAAGTCACCATCTTTTGCTAAAAAACATAAGAGAAACTTTCTTTACCTCGGAGTTTCTGCTGCATATGGCcgtttacatttctgcattttaaaattttctgtgTCAAACCATTAGATGATGTTGAAATTCTGTTAATAATTGCAGATGTGGATCTTAGGGAATCCTATAAAGATTGAAGGTACAGAGTATGCTAACGAGAGAGCCATTTATATCAGCAATCACGCATCGCCCattgatatttttcttatgATGTGGTTGACCCCGACTGGCACTGTTGGTATAGCAAAGAAAGAGGTAACTCCCTTCTTCCTGGCACTGAAAGTTCGAGAGGAGTTATGAGGAAAATGCGTATTAGTCCTTGATCTTATTTGGAGCAGTACAAATTTTAAATATGTACGTGAAAGTGAAAACGCAGATCATCTGGTACCCTCTTTTTGGGCAACTCTACGTGTTGGCTAGCCACCTCCGTATAGACCGCTCAAACCCAACTGCAGCTGTTGAATCTATGAAGGAGGTAAGCCTTTTCTTGGAGATCCTTTTCTTTCCTCCTGGAAGATAGTTTTGCATACTTCTAACTGAAGAGCATCCTATCATCAGGCAGCCCGAACTGTCGTTAAAAACAACCTGTCTTTGATCATTTTCCCGGAGGGCACCCGGTCTAAAAATGGGCGGCTCCTCCCTTTCAAAAAGGTAATTTTCTCACCTTCATTATCTTTCAAATTCACCTCACTGGGAATTTGCATCTTCATCACGCTTTTGGACTGAAAAAGAGAAGGTAGAAAATACTTTTATAGCCAGTTGACCCCATTTCCCTCAGTAGCAAACTTGCCCCTGATATCCCCATGGGGGTCGAGTACCCGACCGTTGGCTTCGGGTCAGTAACTGTCTGGAAGTTGTAGTAACGCAGAGTCTCATTCTTTTCTTCTGAACCTATAATGTCGACTTGTAGTTATCAGAAGAGGTTATGTAAGCAACAGAGAGACACGTCCAGATTTTTGGGTTGATTTGCTGCATGTCTTGCGCCAGGGCTTCGTTCACTTGGCACTTCAAACTCGGCGGCCGATTGTCCCCATGGTGTTGACCGGAACCCACTTGGCTTGGAGAAAGGGCAGCTTACACGTCCGACCCGCACCTCTCACTGTAAAGTACCTTCCACCGATAAGAACTGACGACTGGACAGCCGACCGGATCGACGACTATGTAAGGATGGTCCATGACGTATACGTTAAACACCTGCCAGAGTCTCAGAGGCCTCTAGGGCTAGGGAATTCGGGAAATAGTTCAAATTCATAGAGAGCGTCTCATACGTCGATGTAATAGTAATACTCTGATCGACCGTGTAACATATTAGACTAGGGGAGGAAGTTCTGTATTAACCGCTACAATAAACACGGAGAGGAAATTCAGAAATCAATTGCAGTAAGCTCGGTCGAGTATCGCCGACCTCGCACGATTCCGAAAGTTGGGCGTCTTCGTTCATACACGGCCCTTGGCCTTCGCTGTCACTTTAGTGATTACGCGACCTTGCGAGTCTCGTGAGATGTCAGCGGGCCCAAAGCAATCTACCTCCACCAAGAGCGAGAGGCCACGTGTGGCCTGTCGTCGCGTGACGTGGCGATTTCCCATTGGTTGACACCGAAACTGTAATTGACCGCTCTGTGGTCTCACTACACGGAATCGCCGCTCCGTACGCCACCCCGCGACACTCGGCCACCCATTCTCCCCCGATCGCCAGGCCTCCCTCTTCACTCACAAGCATAGAACCCCtcgccccaaaaaaaaaaaaaaaaacccacaaAAAccctagaaaaagaaaatcttcgAGTTTCCCCAATTCTTCTTTCCGTTAGAGGGAAGGAGCAGCAGAGGAATCTAGGGTTCATGAAGTCCCTCTGCTGGGCAAGTTTCTTTCCTCGGTAGCGACGCCGCGGGCAAGGTCTGTTTGCTGATTGTTCAGTCCCTGATGATCTTGCTTTTGTCTGTGAGCTCATGAGTCAGTAGCTGTGCGGAGATGAGCTGGGTTTTGCCTCGTTATGACCTTGTTCTTGCTGAATTTTGTGTTTGACGTGCTGAGTGCGTTTCAATTCTCGACCTCTGCCCTCGGATGCCTCCGCCATCGCTCTATACGCCCGAGATTTTAGGGTTTATTAGATAGTAATTTTTCTGTCTGCTCAACCTTCTACTCGCGATTTTTCGATGGGGATTGTTGTTTCCAGTGTTTTCTTTTCGTGCCCTCTTT
This genomic window contains:
- the LOC116192168 gene encoding 1-acyl-sn-glycerol-3-phosphate acyltransferase-like isoform X1 codes for the protein MDSDGVSSFLRNRKLESFFSAGPAQDSVEPSTKITVSKNESESKMGAESSYVDDDGWIPVLISWVRIVMCFVSMMFTTFIWAVIMVVLIPWPCQRIKQGNIYGHVTGRMLMWILGNPIKIEGTEYANERAIYISNHASPIDIFLMMWLTPTGTVGIAKKEIIWYPLFGQLYVLASHLRIDRSNPTAAVESMKEAARTVVKNNLSLIIFPEGTRSKNGRLLPFKKGFVHLALQTRRPIVPMVLTGTHLAWRKGSLHVRPAPLTVKYLPPIRTDDWTADRIDDYVRMVHDVYVKHLPESQRPLGLGNSGNSSNS
- the LOC116192168 gene encoding 1-acyl-sn-glycerol-3-phosphate acyltransferase-like isoform X2 → MDSDGVSSFLRNRKLESFFSAGPAQDSVEPSTKITVSKNESESKMGAESSYVDDDGWIPVLISWVRIVMCFVSMMFTTFIWAVIMVVLIPWPCQRIKQGNIYGHVTGRMLMWILGNPIKIEGTEYANERAIYISNHASPIDIFLMMWLTPTGTVGIAKKEIIWYPLFGQLYVLASHLRIDRSNPTAAVESMKEGFVHLALQTRRPIVPMVLTGTHLAWRKGSLHVRPAPLTVKYLPPIRTDDWTADRIDDYVRMVHDVYVKHLPESQRPLGLGNSGNSSNS